Proteins from one Gasterosteus aculeatus chromosome 11, fGasAcu3.hap1.1, whole genome shotgun sequence genomic window:
- the LOC120828310 gene encoding serine/threonine-protein kinase SBK1, whose protein sequence is MSSSAHGPHGPRASIDILEELQLIAAQNLEKLDIHKYYEVVRELGKGTYGKVDLVVHRIRGTKMALKFLRKKSTKLKSFLREYSVSLYLSPCPFIINMYGIAFETDEYYIFAQEYALAGDLFDIIPPQVGLPEAVAKRCVHQVAIALDYLHCKKLVHRDIKPENVLIFDSECRKVKLSDFGMTRRAGSPVKRVSGTIPYTAPELCAAARREGFCVDYSTDVWAFGVLLFCMLTGNFPWEKAMPNDAFYEEFARWQRRRAGAVPSQWRRFTAEALRMFRRLLSVEQERRCSVKEVFGYFNLCWMLDSDSGNPGGGGGGGGGGGAPPLDISSSSSGEDALVDRLKQQSLSPAFAAAKGSAVMDTDYSSASANSSPSSTGSYERVNRDHSERARVLVATPIEICV, encoded by the exons ATGAGCTCCTCGGCCCACGGCCCCCACGGCCCCCGCGCCTCCATCGAcatcctggaggagctgcagctgatCGCTGCTCAGAACCTGGAGAAGCTCGACATCCACAAgtactacgaggtggtgcgcgAGCTGGGGAAGGGCACCTACGGGAAGGTGGACCTGGTCGTCCACAGGATCCGAG gCACAAAAATGGCGTTGAAGTTTCTGAGGAAGAAAAGCACCAAGTTGAAGAGCTTCCTGCGGGAGTACAGCGTCTCCTTGTACCTGTCGCCCTGCCCCTTCATCATCAACATGTACGGCATCGCCTTCGAGACCGACGAGTACTACATCTTCGCCCAGGAGTACGCGCTGGCCGGGGATCTGTTCGACATCATCCCCCCCCAG GTGGGACTCCCGGAGGCGGTGGCCAAGCGCTGCGTCCACCAGGTGGCCATCGCCCTGGACTACCTGCACTGCAAGAAGCTGGTCCACCGGGACATCAAGCCCGAGAACGTGCTCATCTTCGACAGCGAGTGCCGGAAGGTCAAGCTGTCCGACTTCGGCATGACGCGGCGCGCCGGCTCCCCGGTGAAGCGCGTGAGCGGCACCATCCCCTACACGGCGCCCGAGCTGTGCGCCGCGGCGCGCCGCGAGGGCTTCTGCGTGGACTACAGCACGGACGTGTGGGCCTTCGGCGTGCTGCTCTTCTGCATGCTGACGGGGAACTTCCCCTGGGAGAAGGCCATGCCCAACGACGCCTTCTACGAGGAGTTTGCGCGCTGGCAGCGCCGCCGCGCGGGGGCGGTGCCGTCGCAGTGGCGGCGCTTCACCGCCGAGGCCCTGCGGATGTTCCGCAGGCTGCTCTCCGTGGAGCAGGAGCGCCGCTGCTCCGTCAAGGAGGTCTTCGGCTACTTCAACCTGTGCTGGATGCTGGACAGCGACAGCGGGAACCCgggcggcgggggaggcggcggcggcggcggcggcgcgcctCCTCTGGACATCAGCTCGTCTTCGTCCGGGGAGGACGCGCTGGTGGACAGACTCAAGCAGCAGAGCTTGTCGCCCGCTTTCGCCGCGGCGAAGGGGAGCGCCGTGATGGACACCGACTACTCCTCCGCGTCCGCCAACAGCTCGCCGTCGTCCACGGGCAGCTACGAGAGGGTCAACAGGGACCACAGCGAGCGGGCGCGCGTCCTTGTGGCGACGCCCATCGAGATCTGCGtgtag
- the LOC120827618 gene encoding uncharacterized protein LOC120827618: protein MEVSPQDPPLMAMDLSKSFSLTRGHAEALDLAKKPEWYHRRPSCSTELGSPYRSRASSSYSAPLHPEPGAPLHRRDVEPGPESLGYMNATLAPGLDLYCDGGLWRPGFYGPDQTAGPVLESSGGEESDSGSGSDVIFLVSSAEEPLLCGSFLQDDVRHIAEAPSPAGSSLDAPRGCYRLPRPPSSPSPDSSYSEESSDSSADIPVHHARPVVLLSDLGGAYGNPGASPPDVSSDNSDVVEVVVTHGKEKTPSGRLGREPPSHSEDEKASPRGVRRSPRTRKRASDSPPFTCGGSRHTLRRRAKSDVVGIYNENCDSDAAMDFAARSFTSDAGSEEEAASRPAAPLRASGGSEEAEARTDGKWPQREARERRPPRKVSKPAAAAAGGKSQSVRTKQKPTEKKTKKKSVARRRKRTRSHTGPAALFPPREPEIKLKYANVKKEKKSKRVGSFCPFVHVRKKLCTVVNYEEEEEPVRTSGARRRKDPASPSGFVPGTSCFQLGRSGLDGGSPAAPPLCSLCGQTANAGGLGDLHGPYRPANPPADRRAGPSEGGRSPVSGRSANSSEDGCYGYDRPAVESPLTGAGRSLPRVHEGWIHEDCGVWSAGVFLVGGKLFGLEEAARLARETMCSACRQTGAITGCFQKGCARSYHYRCAIQSDCVLNEENFSLRCPEHKNKLLTLVTRQQKR, encoded by the exons ATGGAAGTGTCCCCTCAGGATCCACCTCTCATGGCCATGGACCTGTCCAAGAGTTTCTCCCTGACCCGCGGCCACGCCGAGGCCCTGGACCTGGCCAAGAAGCCTGAGTGGTACCACCGGCGCCCGAGCTGCAGCACCGAGCTGGGCTCCCCGTACCGGTCCAGAGCCTCGTCGTCCTACAGCGCTCCGCTGCACCCGGAACCGGGCGCGCCCCTCCACCGCCGGGACGTGGAGCCGGGCCCCGAGTCCCTGGGCTACATGAATGCGACCCTGGCTCCCGGGTTGGATCTGTACTGCGACGGCGGCCTCTGGCGCCCGGGCTTCTACGGGCCCGACCAAACCGCCGGCCCTGTTCTGGAGAGCAGCGGCGGCGAGGAGAGCGACAGCGGCAGCGGCTCCGACGTTATTTTCCTGGTGTCCTCCGCCGAGGAGCCGCTCCTGTGTGGCTCCTTCCTCCAGGACGACGTGCGGCACATCGCCGAGGCCCCGTCCCCGGCCGGCTCCTCGCTGGACGCGCCGAGGGGTTGCTACCGCCTCCCTCGGCCCCCGAGCTCGCCCAGTCCCGACAGCTCGTACTCGGAGGAGTCGTCGGACAGCTCGGCGGACATCCCCGTCCACCACGCCCGACCCGTTGTGCTCCTGTCCGACCTCGGCGGCGCCTACGGGAACCCCGGCGCGTCCCCACCCGACGTTTCCAGCGACAACAGTGACGTTGTGGAAGTTGTGGTCACCCACGGAAAGGAGAAGACGCCGAGCGGTCGTCTGGGGAGAGAACCTCCTTCGCACAGCGAGGACGAAAAGGCCTCGCCCAGAGGAGTCCGCCGCAGCCCCCGAACCAGGAAACGCGCGTCCGACTCGCCTCCGTTCACCTGCGGCGGGTCTCGCCACACCTTGAGGAGGCGAGCTAAAAGCGACGTGGTGGGCATCTACAACGAAAACTGCGACTCCGACGCCGCAATGGACTTCGCGGCGAGGTCGTTCACCTCCGACGCCGgctcagaggaggaggcggcctcGCGGCCTGCCGCGCCGCTGAGGGCGAGCGGCGGctcggaggaggcggaggcccGGACAGACGGGAAATGGCCGCAGAGAGAGGCGAGGGAGCGCCGGCCTCCTCGCAAAGTCTCCaagcccgccgccgccgccgccggcggtAAAAGCCAGAGCGTGAGAACTAAACAGAAACCAAcggagaagaagacgaagaagaaaagCGTTGCccggcggaggaagaggacgcgCTCGCACACCGGACCGGCCGCTCTGTTTCCCCCCCGAGAGCCGGAGATTAAGCTCAAATATGCAAAcgtgaagaaggagaaaaagagcaaGCGAGTTGGGAGCTTCTGCCCTTTTGTCCACGTGAGGAAGAAGCTGTGCACCGTCGTCAactacgaggaggaggaggagcctgtgAGGACCAGCGGAGCGCGCCGACGGAAAGACCCCGCTTCTCCGTCCGGGTTCGTTCCCGGTACTTCCTGTTTCCAGCTGGGCCGGTCGGGCCTGGACGGCGGAAGTCCAGCGGCGCCGCCGCTGTGCAGCTTGTGCGGTCAGACGGCCAACGCCGGGGGCCTCGGGGACCTCCACGGCCCGTACCGCCCCGCCAACCCGCCTGCGGACCGCCGGGCCGGGCCGAGCGAGGGGGGGCGCTCGCCGGTCAGCGGGCGCTCGGCGAATTCCTCCGAGGACGGTTGTTACGGTTACGACCGCCCCGCCGTCGAGAGCCCGCTGACGGGCGCCGGGCGCTCCCTCCCGCGCGTGCACGAGGGCTGGATCCACGAGGACTGCGGCGTCTGGTCCGCCGGCGTCTTCCTGGTCGGGGGGAAGCTGTTCGGGTTGGAGGAGGCGGCGCGGCTCGCGCGGGAAACC ATGTGTTCCGCGTGCCGGCAGACAGGCGCAATAACGGGATGTTTCCAGAAGGGCTGCGCGCGCAGTTATCACTACAGATGTGCCATTCAGTCAG ACTGTGTCTTAAACGAGGAGAACTTCTCGCTGAGATGTCCGGAGCACAAA AACAAACTGTTGACTCTTGTAACCAGGCAACAAAAGAGATGA
- the LOC120827617 gene encoding uncharacterized protein LOC120827617 translates to MFIRINGPIQSRGPEEGERGRVWITPPPGAEDPNMSGEKATSPCNKFQANIFNKSKCQNCFKSRELHLLTDNGREQAKPLYGGWLCLAPEGTDFENPMQRSRKWQRRFFILYEDGSLSFALDELPSTLPQGTVNLNVSADIADAEPRTGQRNALCIATPEQEIFIRGDNKEIINGWTEQLAVYLRTSQQNQKKKRKVEPVATQEPSAAKMAAADPSSPSLGNAAESGSGRRQEDPRQGGGPGETPIRPFPDSDPRGLEETPAGYLSPASLDLVTGGNTDLASRNQLSESNNIQTSAGTNNQSQDKSRGGPTERLLGLEATENEPEAGTAVSRVGRSEARTNGREKLQSRGDTARLAAPPPHRRAKSLDRRTSDTVMTPDLLNFKKGWMVKLDENEQWKKYWFVLSMDSLRCYKDSVAEEASDLEGEIDLTRCYNVSEYQVQRNYGFQIHTPKGVFTLSAMTSGIRKNWIQALMKSVRPARAPDVASLPVHRGPTEALPKPDVTRDSGAAPPERDPRPERRTVTERRRKGRYKTFDWAEFRPQGKQAADPPRATAPCSLEIGELERRKRREERRKRYESMLGFPLGWEAGPDNKAPGARALSPKSQRRVEEEIEECWRQVEKTVFRLERKVPLISEAGDCAEAEKLLDGYVKGVEDLKARLAESERQRLDLEARLAADGFYAQQSQPLTPGADFPSDRKERPLNGGAPTRNVVSPEARELLQQQNLINAQEQLGCESPPSTPQTPGIWLRDTEGNSQEVEEPPPGAALLSSPASGEQALFSQSEGPTAGSNAGVDNEDQLDRGDIEQVPSPESQTENGEFSSLILETPSEGDDDSLGCCVELRSPADQAVVRRLSREVELLTGQNEALNRRNQEMLNQLTEADREIERLKAELSSRYTEPHHLPEVEQLGRTRVEDLEGELSARDQQLLEAQTVIASLEENLRETEELLQLNVPRETEEENKGYLLRCFEATEAKLTELERKLEQSERTCMELHAQNAELREAQERCGRRAAEAEADVRRLNQELEMERLEDGEGNACVSGEERIQEVIDGMVVRLKALEKLLEVIDKFDCGLRKEEETTVQSQLLWEEEFWGFLLDKLKANRSELNEEEPVEELLAEVTERMMAEKQMLLLGSRLLSETSADGGLKELDIILNIASETESNKTDGSRTLDSDHQLYEMEYFRSATRVKISLLNRLSASDERLRLTADLLRERRPRRGFVEAAATEALYCCRLSRLRSKYERRLEETRQQLLASSLVCSDCVALLEENRQLREKVSHLEAQRASPVDEMDACCQTEEADPDVGSRVADRGVADDTGEEEEESPETPLSSVGGQSGLEETKDGNTEMVSVLRRRVEELEEQLAVMAEMKEELDGKMGSDRAQHETEMEKLKATCERGFASMEESHLKVVEELQHRHRQEVERLLVERDGLLEEESAATATAIEAIKNAHRLELEKEVQRRCQSQDTTGSTHLEDVHRQHREELASYQRELEVLSQQFSLKCLENGHLVQAVDAERKALCQCQQENQDLRTRNQELSGHLAAEITRLCSLAKQDALPLSQGMDVYEMEITLRVKESEVQCLKQEITSLRDDLQAAQRDKRSATKKCKDVYAELSITRAKAEREMEALRENLRLAHRALDHNTP, encoded by the exons GCGAAGCCCCTGTATGGAGGCTGGCTGTGTTTGGCCCCCGAAGGCACGGATTTTGAAAACCCGATGCAGAGGTCAAGG AAATGGCAGCGGCGCTTCTTCATCTTGTACGAAGACGGCAGCCTGAGCTTCGCCCTGGATGAACTG CCGAGCACTCTGCCACAGGGGACGGTGAACTTGAATGTGAGCGCGGACATCGCTGACGCCGAGCCCCGGACAGGCCAGAGAAATGCGCTGTGCATCGCCACGCCGGAGCAGGAGATCTTCATCCGGGGCGACAACAAGGAGATCATCAACGG GTGGACGGAACAACTCGCCGTCTATTTACGGACCAGCCAGCAGAATCAGAAGAAGAAACGCAAAGTGGAGCCTGTCGCCACCCAG GAGCCCAGTGCAGCTAAAATGGCTGCAGCGGATCCCAGTTCTCCTTCCTTGGGGAACGCTGCAGAGTCCGGCAGCGGTCGGAGGCAGGAAGACCCTCGGCAGGGCGGTGGACCGGGTGAAACCCCCATAAGGCCTTTCCCAGACTCAGACCCCCGGGGCCTGGAGGAGACCCCTGCAG GCTACCTGAGCCCTGCCTCTTTGGATTTGGTGACCGGTGGAAACACCGACCTCGCCAGTAGAAACCAGCTGTCCGAGTCAAACAACATCCAAACATCAGCCGGGACCAACAACCAGAGCCAAGACAAAAG tcGTGGCGGTCCGACAGAGAGGCTTCTGGGATTGGAGGCAACTGAGAACGAGCCGGAGGCAGGAACAGCTGTTTCCAGGGTGGGCAGGAGCGAGGCTCGCACCAACGGCCGAGAG AAGCTCCAGTCACGTGGAGACACGGCCCGgctcgccgcccccccgccccacagGAGAGCCAAGTCTCTGGACCGCAGGACGTCCGACACCGTCATGACG CCCGATTTATTAAACTTCAAAAAAGGCTGGATGGTGAAATTGGATGAAAATGAGCAG tgGAAGAAGTATTGGTTCGTGCTGTCGATGGACAGTCTGAGGTGCTACAAGGACTCCGTGGCTGAGGAG GCTTCAGACCTCGAAGGAGAAATCGACCTGACAAGGTGTTATAACGTGTCCGAGTACCAAGTGCAGAGGAACTACGGCTTTCAGATCCAC ACCCCAAAAGGTGTTTTCACGTTGTCAGCGATGACCTCGGGGATCCGTAAGAACTGGATCCAGGCTCTGATGAAGAGCGTCCGCCCGGCCAGAGCCCCCGATGTGGCCAG TTTGCCCGTCCACCGCGGCCCAACCGAAGCTCTGCCCAAACCAGATGTGACCCGGGACTCCGGCGCCGCGCCCCCCGAGCGAGACCCCCGCCCCGAGCGCAGGACCGTAACCGAGCGGCGGCGGAAGGGACGCTACAAGACCTTCGACTGGGCCGAGTTCAGGCCGCAGGGCAAACAGGCCGCGGACCCCCCGCGGGCCACAGCGCCGTGCTCGCTGGAGATCGgcgagctggagaggaggaagaggagggaggagaggaggaagaggtacGAGAGCATGCTGGGCTTCCCCTTGGGCTGGGAGGCGGGGCCGGATAATAAAGCCCCGGGCGCCAGAGCGCTGAGCCCCAAGTCGCAGCGGCGCGTGGAGGAGGAGATCGAAGAGTGCTGGAGGCAGGTGGAGAAGACGGTGTTCCGGCTGGAGAGGAAGGTGCCGCTGATCTCTGAAGCCGGAGACTGTGCGGAGGCGGAGAAGCTGCTGGACGGCTACGTGAAGGGG GTGGAGGATCTGAAGGCCCGGCTGGCCGAGTCTGAGCGACAGCGACTGGACCTGGAGGCCCGGCTGGCTGCAGACGGGTTTTACGCGCAGCAG TCGCAGCCTCTGACCCCCGGAGCAGATTTCCCTTCGGACAGGAAGGAGCGGCCTCTGAACGGCGGCGCGCCGACCCGTAACGTCGTGAGTCCAGAAGCCAGggagctcctgcagcagcagaacctcATCAACGCGCAGGAGCAGCTCGGCTGTGAGTCGCCGCCATCCACGCCTCAGACGCCCGGCATCTGGCTGCGTGACACGGAGGGCAACtcgcaggaggtggaggagccgcCTCCTGGGGCAGCTCTGTTATCATCACCTGCGTCAGGAGAACAAGCGTTATTCTCTCAGAGCGAGGGACCAACTGCAGGTTCAAACGCTGGAGTCGACAACGAGGACCAGCTGGATCGAGGCGACATCGAGCAAGTTCCCAGCCCAGAGAGTCAAACGGAAAACGGGGAGTTCAGTTCGTTAATCCTGGAGACGCCTTCAGAGGGAGACGACGACTCGCTCGGCTGCTGCGTGGAGCTCCGCTCACCTGCAGACCAGGCGGTGGTGAGGAGGCTTTCGCGAGAGGTGGAGCTCCTCACGGGCCAGAACGAGGCTCTCAACCGGCGCAACCAGGAGATGCTGAACCAACTGACAGAGGCCGACCGCGAGATAGAGAGACTGAAAGCGGAGCTCAGCAGCAGGTACACCGAACCCCACCACCTCCCCGAGGTGGAGCAGCTGGGCCGGACAAGGGTGGAGGATCTGGAGGGCGAGCTGAGCGCCAGAGACCAGCAGCTCCTGGAGGCCCAAACGGTGATCGCCTCCCTGGAGGAGAACctgagggagacggaggagctgcttCAGCTGAACGTCCCGAGGGAAACGGAAGAGGAGAACAAGGGATACTTGCTCCGGTGCTTCGAGGCCACCGAGGCCAAGCTGACGGAGCTGGAGAGGAAGCTCGAGCAATCGGAGCGGACCTGCATGGAGCTCCACGCGCAGAACGCGGAGCTGAGGGAAGCCCAGGAACGCTGCGGTCGGAGGGCTGCGGAGGCGGAGGCCGACGTCAGGCGGCTGAATCAAGAGTTGGAGATGGAGAGGTTGGAAGACGGAGAGGGCAACGCGTGTGTTTCTGGAGAAGAACGGATCCAGGAAGTGATAGACGGGATGGTTGTGAGGTTGAAAGCTTTGGAGAAACTACTGGAGGTGATAGACAAGTTTGATTGTGGtctgaggaaggaggaggagacgacggtGCAGAGTCAGTTGCTGTGGGAGGAAGAGTTTTGGGGTTTTCTGCTCGACAAACTGAAGGCGAATCGGTCCGAGCTGAATGAGGAGGAACCGGTAGAAGAGCTTCTCGCTGAGGTGACGGAACGAATGATGGCGGAGAAACAGATGCTGCTTTTAGGCTCTCGTCTGCTCTCCGAGACCTCCGCCGATGGCGGTTTGAAAGAACTGGACATTATCTTGAACATCGCGAGTGAGACAGAAAGCAACAAGACGGACGGAAGCCGGACGCTTGATTCGGACCACCAGCTGTACGAGATGGAATATTTTAGAAGCGCCACACGGGTGAAGATCTCTCTGCTGAACCGCCTCTCCGCCTCCGACGAGAGGCTCCGGCTGACGGCCGACCTGCTCCGCGAGCGGCGCCCGCGCCGCGGCTTTGTTGAGGCCGCGGCGACGGAAGCGCTGTACTGCTGCCGACTGAGCCGGCTCCGCTCAAAGTACGAGAGGCGGCTGGAAGAAACCCGACAGCAGCTGCTCGCCTCCTCCCTCGTCTGCAGCGACTGCGTCGCCTTGTTGGAGGAGAACCGGCAGCTGAGAGAGAAGGTGTCTCACCTGGAGGCCCAGCGGGCGTCTCCGGTGGATGAGATGGACGCGTGTTGCCAGACAGAAGAGGCCGACCCTGACGTTGGGTCACGGGTCGCAGATAGAGGCGTCGCAGATGACactggggaggaagaggaggagagcccGGAAACTCCACTTTCATCTGTCGGAGGTCAGTCGGGACTCGAGGAGACTAAAGATGGCAACACGGAGATGGTTTCGGTGCTgagaagaagggtggaggagctggaggagcagctggccgTTATGGCGGAGATGAAAGAGGAGCTTGACGGGAAAATGGGTTCTGATCGGGCGCAACATGAGACGGAGATGGAGAAGCTGAAG GCGACGTGTGAGCGCGGCTTCGCCTCCATGGAGGAGTCTCACCTGAAGGTCGTGGAGGAGCTTCAGCATCGACACCGACAGGAAGTGGAGCGCCTCCTGGTGGAGAGAGACggactgctggaggaggagagcgccgCTACGGCGACCG CAATCGAAGCCATCAAGAATGCTCAccggctggagctggagaaggaggtgcAGAGGAGATGTCAGTCACAGGACACCACAGGAAGCACACACCTGGAGGACGTGCACCGACAGCACAG AGAGGAGCTGGCGTCGTACCAGCGGGAGCTGGAGGTTTTGTCCCAGCAGTTCTCTCTGAAGTGTCTGGAGAACGGACACCTCGTCCAGGCTGTGGACGCCGAGAGGAAGGCCTTGTGTCAGTGCCAGCAGGAGAACCAAGACCTGAGGACCAGGAACCAG GAGTTGAGCGGTCACCTCGCGGCAGAGATCACCAGGCTCTGTTCCCTGGCGAAGCAGGACGCGCTGCCTCTCAGTCAGGGGATGGACGTGTACGAGATGGAG ATCACCCTGCGAGTGAAGGAGTCCGAGGTTCAGTGTCTGAAGCAGGAGATCACATCCCTGAGGGACGACCTGCAGGCGGCACAGAGG GACAAGAGGAGCGCCACAAAGAAGTGCAAAGACGTGTACGCGGAGCTGAGCATCACCAGGGccaaagcagagagagagatggaggcgcTGAGGGAAAACCTGAGGCTGGCTCATCGCGCTCTGGACCACAACACACCATGA